The Deltaproteobacteria bacterium nucleotide sequence GTGGACACTTCCCCCGAGGTCGGCCTGCATGACGATGATGGCCGAAATCACGGCCCACAGGCTCTGGTCGAGTTCCAGGGCCTCGCAGGCCAGGGCGGCGATCAGAGCGGCCAGGGCGGTCTTGAAAGGGTGGACCAGGGCCCGACCGTTCAACGGGGATGTTTTCACGGTTTAAGCTGGATCATTCGGGTTGACGTTGAGGTCAAATTGTCCGTGAATAGTTCCAGATGGACCCTATTGCCATTCGCCCAAAGGCTACGGCTTCAGGGCGTGTTCAATTTTTCCCAGCCAGGGGTAGTCGGCCTGGAGCCTTTTCTTCATGGGTGCCAAGGCCTGTTGAAAGGCGGCCTTGTCCACCTCGTTGACGGCCATGCCCTCGGCCTCAAGTTCCATCACCTGACGCCCGGCCTCTTGCCGGACATAGTCCTTTTCCGTCTTGGCCCCATGCCGGGCTGAGCGGATGAGCCAGTCCCGCTCGTTTTCCGACAGGGATTTCCATGTCGCGGGGCTGCAGATGACCACGGCCGGGGAATAGACATGGCCGGTCAGGGACAGAAAACGCTGGAGCTGGCCGAGCTTGAAGGCATAGATGATGGCGATGGGATTTTCCTGGGCGGTCAGGGCCCCCTGGCGGAGGGCCGCCAGGGTTTCGCCCCAGGGAAGGGCCTGGGGGATGGCTCCAAGGGTCTCGAAAGCCAGGATGTGGACCCGGTTTTCCATGGTTCGCAGCCGCATGCCCTTGAGATCGCCGGGGACGACCACGGGTTTGCGGCTGTTGGTCAGGTGCCGGAAGCCGTTTTCCCAGAAGGCCAGACCGAGGAGTCCGTGATCGGCGAGAGCGTCCAGAAAGCCTTGTCCAAGGGGGCCGTCCAATACGGCATCGACCTGTTGGTGGTCGGCGAAGACGTAGGGAACGTCCAGGGCCAGAAAGTCGGGGGCGAAGTTGCCCAGGGGGCCGGTGGAGGACACGGCCAGATCCACAAGACCGAGAGTGGCTCCTTCAATGAGGGCCCGCTCGTCGCCGAGTTGACGGTTGGGGAAGATCTCGATGGTCAGACTGCCGTTGGAGAGCCTGGACAGCTCCGAGGCCATGGCCTCGGCCCCGATCTGGTAGTGGCTGACCGTGTTCACGGCGTGGCCGAGGCGCAAGGTGCGGGCCTGGGCCAAACCGACGAACAGGACGGTCGAAAGGGCGAAGATCGTGACAAGGGCGGGCACATGGGCGCGGGACATGGTGATGAACTCCTTGGATTGGGCGAAGGATCAGGGAAGGGGCCTGTGGCTCCGCTTGTGTTTTGAAGTCCTCTCCAGTAGCAGAATTCTTTTTGGACCGTAAAGCCGTTCAGGGATGAAAAAAGACCGTAAACCGGAAACCCGCCTGTGGCTGAACGTCGGAGAATCCTCCGGCGACGTCTATGGCGAGCTGCTCATGCGCGAACTCGAGGCCCTTCGACCGGGGTGCCGGTGCGCGGGTATGGGCGGAGAGCGCATGCGTCGGGCCGGGCTGGAAACCGTGGCCCGGGCCGAGGAGCTTTCCGTGGTCGGGGTGACCGAGGTTTTGGGGCACATCCCCAGGATCATCGGTCTTCTGTCCCGAGTCCGGCGGGCCATGAAGGAGTTCCGGCCCCAGGCCGTGGTCGTGGTCGACTGCCCGGATTTCCATTTTTTGGTCGTGCGCATGGCCCATAGACTGGGAATCCCGGTTGTCTACTTCATCGCCCCGCAGGCCTGGGCCTGGAGGCAGGGCCGGGTCCGTTTCCTGCGAAAATTCGTGGACAGGCTGGTATGCATCTTCCCCTTTGAGGAACCCTTTTTTCGGGACCATGGGGTCGAGGCCGTCTACGTCGGCCATCCCCTCTTGGAGGAAATGGACCTCGCAGGCTTGGGAAGGGTCACGTTCGATCCGAAGCTGATCGGCGTGCTCCCCGGGAGCAGGCGGCGCGAGGTGGAGAGTCTGCTGCCCGTTTTCGGGCAGGCGGCCCGGATACTTCTTGAGAACCATCCAGACCTCAGGTTTCGGCTCGTCCGGGCTCCCCATGTGGACCGTGCGACAGTGGCCCGGCTTTGGCCGCGGGACGTGCCCCTGGAGGTTCATGAGGCCGACGAGCGCCACGCCCGCATTCGGGAGTGCGCCTTTGTCATGGCCGCCTCGGGGACGGTGACCCTGGAATGCGCCCTGCTGGGGACACCGGCCATGGTGGCCTATCGGGTCTCGGCCTTGAGTTCGGTGTTGGGTCGGATGCTCATCCATGTACCCCATATCGCCATGCCGAACCTGATCCTGGGTCGGGGGGTGTATCCGGAGTTCATTCAGGGGAGAGCCAATCCCGATCTGTTGGCCGGGCAGGGCCTGGACTGGCTGGACCGGCCGGAAACCCTTCAGGCCGTGCGGGACGAAGTGGCCAAGATCCCGGAATTGCTGGGTCGGGGCGGAGCGACCAGGACGACGGCGGAAATCGTCCTTGATCTGGCCGCCCGATCGAGAAACAGGAGGAAATAAGCATGGGCATCCCCTTTGGGGTCGTTGGGGTCGGGCATCTGGGAAAGTTTCACGCTCGACTGGCGGCGGGCATCCCGGAATTGGATTTTCAGGGAGTCTACGACGTCGACCGGACCTGTTGTCTGGAAGTGGCCGAGACCACGGGCGTTACGGCCTGCTCATCCCTCGACGACCTGCTGCAACGGGTCGACGCCGTCAGTATCGTGGTGCCCACGGTCATGCATCACGAGGTGGCCAGGGCGGCCCTGGAAGCCGGGTGCCATGTTTTTCTTGAAAAGCCCATCACGGCCACGGTGGCCGAGGCCGAGGATCTCATCCAACTGGCCGAGGCCAGGGGCCTCAAATTACAGGTCGGACACATCGAGCGCTTCAACCCGGCCCTCCTGGCGCTTGAGGGTCACGACATCCGCCCCATGTTCATCGAGAGCCACCGGCTGAGTCCGTTCAACCCCAGAGGGACGGATGTCAGCGTGGTCCTCGACCTGATGATCCACGATCTGGACATCATCCTGAACCTGGTCGGAAGCCCGGTGGCCTCGGTGGACTCGTGCGGCGTGGCCGTGGTCTCCGAGGTCGAGGACATCGCCAACGTCCGTATCTCCTTTGAAAACGGGGCTGTGGCTAATGTGACCTCCAGCCGGATTTCAATGAAAGCCATGCGGAGGATGCGTCTTTTTCAGCCGAACAAATACCTCATTCTCGATTTTTTGGAGAAAAAGGCAGAAATTTTCACCCTCCCCGAACCGGGAGGCAAGGGTCCGGGTCTGCCGGTGGCGACCCTCGGCACGGGCGACCGGAGCAGACCCGTGTACTATGATCGTCCCCAAAGCCCGGAAGTAAACGCCCTGGAGATGGAACTCCGTGAATTTGCTCGGGCCGTGTCGGCCGGGGAGAACACAAAGGTGACAGGCCGGGAGGGGCTCCGGGCCCTGGAGCTGGCCACGA carries:
- a CDS encoding lipid-A-disaccharide synthase, with amino-acid sequence MKKDRKPETRLWLNVGESSGDVYGELLMRELEALRPGCRCAGMGGERMRRAGLETVARAEELSVVGVTEVLGHIPRIIGLLSRVRRAMKEFRPQAVVVVDCPDFHFLVVRMAHRLGIPVVYFIAPQAWAWRQGRVRFLRKFVDRLVCIFPFEEPFFRDHGVEAVYVGHPLLEEMDLAGLGRVTFDPKLIGVLPGSRRREVESLLPVFGQAARILLENHPDLRFRLVRAPHVDRATVARLWPRDVPLEVHEADERHARIRECAFVMAASGTVTLECALLGTPAMVAYRVSALSSVLGRMLIHVPHIAMPNLILGRGVYPEFIQGRANPDLLAGQGLDWLDRPETLQAVRDEVAKIPELLGRGGATRTTAEIVLDLAARSRNRRK
- a CDS encoding DctP family TRAP transporter solute-binding subunit: MSRAHVPALVTIFALSTVLFVGLAQARTLRLGHAVNTVSHYQIGAEAMASELSRLSNGSLTIEIFPNRQLGDERALIEGATLGLVDLAVSSTGPLGNFAPDFLALDVPYVFADHQQVDAVLDGPLGQGFLDALADHGLLGLAFWENGFRHLTNSRKPVVVPGDLKGMRLRTMENRVHILAFETLGAIPQALPWGETLAALRQGALTAQENPIAIIYAFKLGQLQRFLSLTGHVYSPAVVICSPATWKSLSENERDWLIRSARHGAKTEKDYVRQEAGRQVMELEAEGMAVNEVDKAAFQQALAPMKKRLQADYPWLGKIEHALKP
- a CDS encoding Gfo/Idh/MocA family oxidoreductase, producing MGIPFGVVGVGHLGKFHARLAAGIPELDFQGVYDVDRTCCLEVAETTGVTACSSLDDLLQRVDAVSIVVPTVMHHEVARAALEAGCHVFLEKPITATVAEAEDLIQLAEARGLKLQVGHIERFNPALLALEGHDIRPMFIESHRLSPFNPRGTDVSVVLDLMIHDLDIILNLVGSPVASVDSCGVAVVSEVEDIANVRISFENGAVANVTSSRISMKAMRRMRLFQPNKYLILDFLEKKAEIFTLPEPGGKGPGLPVATLGTGDRSRPVYYDRPQSPEVNALEMELREFARAVSAGENTKVTGREGLRALELATTILRQMKRGPATGRS